From the Mycobacterium sp. DL592 genome, the window CTCGTCCTCAACGAATCGCTGGCTGCCGAGCTGGGGCTCGATCCGGCATGGCTGCGCAGTCCGGACGGGATCGGTCTGCTCGTCGGGACACAGGTGCCGGCCGGCGCGCAGCCGGTCGCGCAGGGGTATGCCGGTCACCAGTTCGGCGGCTGGGTGCCCCGCTTGGGCGACGGCCGCGCCCTGCTGCTCGGCGAGCTGACTGACACCCGGGGGCGGCTCCGCGATCTGCACCTGAAGGGCTCGGGACGCACGCCGTTCGCCCGCGGCGGCGACGGTCTGGCGGCCATCGGCCCGATGCTGCGCGAATATCTCGTCAGCGAGGCGATGCACGCGCTGGGGATTCCGACCACCCGTTCGTTGTCCGTCGTCGCCACCGGTGTCCGCGTGCGACGCGAGACCCTGCTCGACGGTGCCGTCCTCACCCGCGTCGCCGCCAGCCATCTGCGCGTCGGCAGCTTCCAATACGTCGGCGCCACCGGCGACTTAGTGCTGCTACGCCGCCTCGCCGACCACGCGATCGATCGGCACTACTCCGCCGCCGCCCAGGCCGACAATCCCTATCTGGCGCTGCTCGACGCGGTGGTGGCCGCCCAGGCGCAGCTGATCGCGCAGTGGATGCTGGTCGGATTTGTGCACGGCGTGATGAACACCGACAACATGACGATCTCGGGCGAGACGATCGACTACGGGCCGTGCGCCTTCATGGACGCCTTCGACCCGCAGACAGTGTTCAGCTCGATCGACTCGTGGGGCCGCTACGCCTACGGCAACCAGCCGCCGGTCGCCGCGTGGAACCTCGCCCGGTTCGCCGAGGCGCTGCTGCCGCTGATCGCCGAGGATCAGGACCGGGCGATCGCGCTGGCGACCGAAGCGGTGCAGAACTTCCCGCAGCGCTACACCGCGGCCTGGTCGGCGGGGATGCGCCGCAAACTCGGGCTGTCCGACGAGGTGGACGACGCCGTCGTCGAGCAGCTCGTCGACGACCTGGTGACGCTGCTCGCCGGTGAGCGCATCGACTACACCTCGTTCTTCAGCCGGCTGGCGCGCGGCGACGTCGAGCCCGCTGTTGCGCAGTGGGCCGACCGCTGGCGCGAGCTGGGTCCGGACACCGCTGCGATGCGGCGGGTCAACCCCGTCTACATTCCGCGCAATCATCTGGTCGAGGAGGCATTGACCGCCGCGGCCAACGGCGACATGGCGCCGTTCCACGGCCTGCTCGGCGCGATCAGCTCCCCGTACGACGAGCGGCCAGGACTGGAACGCTACGCCGAGCCGGCGCCCGAGGAGTTCGGGCGCTGCTTCCAAACCTTCTGCGGTACTTGATCTTTCAGGCTCGCGGGTGGGCCTGGTCATGCACCGCGCGCAGCCGCGCGACCGTGACGTGGGTGTAGAGCTGGGTGGTGGCCAGCGTCGAGTGGCCCAGCAGTTCCTGCACGATGCGCAGATCGGCGCCGCCTTCGAGCAGGTGGGTGGCCGCGCTGTGCCGCAAGCCGTGCGGGCCGATGTCGGGTGCACCGTCGACCGCGCTGATGGTCTGGTGGACGACCGTTCGGGCCTGCCGCGGGTCCAGCCGCTTACCACGGGGGCCGAGCAATAGCGCGGGACCGGAGCTGGCGTTGACCAGTTCGGGTCGGCCATCGGCGAGCCAGGCCTCCAGCGCCGCGAGCGCGGGCCTGCCGAACGGCACGGTGCGCTGCTTGTTGCCCTTGCCCAGCACGCGCAGCAGTTGACGCCCGGTGTCGATGTCGTCGACGTCCAGGCCGCACAGCTCGCTGACCCGGATACCGGTGGCGTAGAGCAATTCGACGATCAGCCGGTCGCGCAGTGCCAGCGGGTCGCCCTGCTCGGCGCCCAGACTAGCGGCTGCCATGGCGGCCAGCGCCTGATCCTGGCGCAGCACGGCGGGCAGGGTTCGACGCGCTTTCGGCAGCTGCAGGCGGGTAGCGGGGTCGGTGTCGAGCAGTCCGCGGCGGGTGGCCCAGGCCGTGAACGTCTTCACTGCTGAGGTGCGGCGGGCCAGGGTGGTGCGCGCGGCGCCGCCGCCGGCCTGCGCGGCGAGCCACGACCGCAGAACCGGCAGAGTCAGCGCGCGCAGGCCTGCGCCGGGAGCGCGCTCGTCGATGAAGGTGAACAGTGCACGCAGGTCGGCCAGATAGGCCCGCCGGGTGTGTTCGGATCGGCCGCGCTCCAGCGCGAGGTACTCGGCATAGTCGTCGAGGATCGCGGTGTGGTGGTCGCCGGGATCGTGCACTCCCCTACGCTCGCATCAAACCACGACGCGACCGCCGATCGACGCGCAGCCGTGTCCGTGCTGTGACGTCGCCGGCCTAACCTTCACCGGCTTCGGCTGCGGCGAGCTCCTTCTTCCACTGCCGGAACGTCTCCTCGGTACGGCCGCGGCGCCAATAACCCGAGATCGATGCCCACTTCGCGTCCACACCGCGTTCCTTGCGGATGTAGGGCCGCAGGTTGTGCATGACTGCCTGAGCCTCGCCGTGAATGAAGACCTGGACCTGACCGGGCAGCCATTGCGCGGTGGTGACCGCCTCGACCAGTGGAGAGTGGTCGCCGGCCTTGTCCTCGGGAACGAGGTCGGCGCGTCCACCGCGATAGATCCAGTAGATCTCCACACCGTCGGGCACGGCCACGTCGACCTCGTCCTCGGGGCCGGCGACCTCGACGAACGCCTTGCCGATAGCGTTGGGCGGCAACGCTTCCAGGGCTGCACTGATCGCCGGGAGGCCCGCCTCGTCGCCGGCGAACAGATACCAGTCGGCGGCCGGGTCCGGTGCGTAGGCGCCGCCGGGACCCATCAGGTGGATCGTGTCGCCAGGTTGGGCAGCTGCAGCCCAGGGGCCGGCCACCCCGTGCTCGCCGTGGACAACGAAGTCGACGGTGATCTGGCGGGTAGCAGGGTCGGCGCGGCGGACCGTGTAGGTGCGCACCGTCGGCTGGTGCTCGGGCGCCAGGCCGGCGAAGCTGTCCAGGGTCAGCGGTTGCGGCAGGGTGGTGACGTCGATGTCGTCGCGAATGAAGGCGAACTTGACGTAGGAATCGGTGAACTCTGACGGGGTGAACGTGTCGAAACCCGTCCCGCCGAGCACCACCCGCACCATGTGGGGAGCGATCTGCTCGGTGCTGACCACCTGGAACGTGTGGAGTGGCCGACCCGCCATGACGCCTCCTGACCAAATCGTTAGCTAACCTCAGCGATCATACGGGCTGATGAGGGCACGGCGGGTGGCTACGTGCGGCGGCTCACGAGCCGCCAGCAGCCGTCCTCGCGACGGGCCAGTCCGGCGATCTCCAGCATTGCCAGCGGTCCGAGCACCGCGGTCGGCGCCAGACCTGAAGCGACCGCGATCTCATCCGCGCTGAGAACGCCGCGCGCCGGCAGCGCCTCGTACACCTGCTTCTCGGGAACACTCAGACCGTCGAGCGGGCCGACCGGACGTGGCTCTTCATCGGCGAATTCACCTGCCCGACCGACTAATTCGACCACCTCCTCGGCTCGGGTCACCAGCTCAGCGCCGCTACGCAGCAGCACATGACATCCCATCGAGGACGCCGACGTCACGGGGCCGGGCACCGCGCAGACCACCCTGCCGAGGGCTCGCGCCCACGCGGCGGTGTTCGCCGCCCCGCTGCGCACGCCAGCCTCCACCACCACCGTGGCCGCGCCCAGCGCCGCCACCAGCCGATTGCGGGTCAAGAAGCGGTGTCGCGCCGGGCGTACGCCCGGCGGGTACTCCGTGAGCAGCAGGCCGGAACCACTGATGCGGTGCAGCAGCGACGAGTGACCGGCCGGATACAGAACATCGATACCGCCGGCCAGCACCGCCACGGTCTGCCCCTCAGCAGCCAGCGCGGTGCGGTGCGCTACGCCGTCGATGCCGTATGCGCCGCCGGAGACCACGGTGACCTCATGCTCGGCCAGCCCCGCGGCCAAGTCGGCGGCGACGTGTTCGCCGTACCCGGAGGCCGCTCGCGTCCCCACGATGGCCGCAGCTCGCTCCGCGACCTCGTCAAGCCGGGCCGGGCCGATTGCCCACAACGCGATCGGTGGCCGGCCCTGTGGCTTCTCGCGCACCGCGGACCCGCCGAAGGCCGCGAAGGCCAGGGTCGGCCACTCGTCATCGTCGGGCGTGATCAGCCGGCCTCCGCGGCGCGCCAGGAGAGCCAGATCCGCTTCAGCCGCATCGATGTCACGCCGCGCGGCCGTGCGTTCACGCAACGCATCGCTCACCTCTGCCCGGGCGACCCGGCACGAAGCTTCCACAGGCCCGACTTCGCGGATCAACGCGGCGATCTCGTCACAAGGCGGTTCGGCGACCCGGGACAGATACGCCCATGCCAACGTCCTGGCATCGACCGTCATGGCTTTGCTCCGCCCTGGCGGAAGCTCAATGCCACCGCCACGTCGTCGATGCTCGGCGTCGTGCGTCCAGCGAGATCCGCTAACGTCCACGCGACCCGCAGTGACCTGTCAACGCCCCGGATGCTCAGTACGCCGCGTTCGAGTGCACTTTTCAGCGGTGCCATCGCGCTGTTGTCGAGCCGGAACTTTCGGCGCAGCACCGAGCCGGTGACTTCGGCGTTGGTGGTGAAGCCGTATCGGTGCCAGCGGGCGGCAGCCGCCGCGCGTGCCGTCGCAACACGATCACGCACGGCGGCAGTGGGTTCGGCCGCATCGGGCGCGAAGGCACCGGCGCGCACCATGTGCATCTCGACCCGCAGATCCACCCGATCCATCAGCGGTCCGGAGAGCTTGCCGAGATAGCGACGCTTCTCCAACGAGGTGCAGATGCAGTCCTTCGGATCGGTTTGCGCACAGGCGCACGGGTTGGCCGCCATCACGAGCTGAAACCGCGCGGGATAACACGCCACACCGTCACGTCGGGCAAGCCGAATCTCGCCGTCCTCCAAGGGTGTTCGAAGGGATTCGAGGACGCTGACCCGAATCTCGGCACATTCGTCGAGGAAGAGCACACCGCGATGAGCGCGACTGACGGCACCGGGACGGGCCATGCCCGAGCCGCCACCGACCAGGGCGGCCACACTCGACGAATGGTGCGGCGCGATGAAGGGCGGACGAGTGATCAGCGGGGTGGTCTCGGACAGCGTTCCAACCACCGAATGAATGGCGGTAACCTCCAGCGCCTCGCTCTCGGTGAGTTCGGGTAGTAGCCCGGGGAGCCGTTGCGCCAGCATGGTTTTCCCCACTCCGGGCGGGCCGGTGAGCATCAGGTGGTGAGCTCCGGCGGCGGCGACCTCGACAGCAAACCGGGCGTGGCTCTGGCCCACCACGTCAGCCAGGTCGGCGACCGGATCGGTCTGCGGGACCGATATGTCGACGCGATCGGCGAGCGCAGCCTTGCCCCTTAACCAGCCGTGCAGCTGCCGCAGTGTCTGGGCGCCAAGGACTTCGATCCCGTCGACCAGGCTGGCTTCGGCGAGGTTGGCGACAGGAACAACGACGGTGGGCCAGCCTTGTCGTTTGGCCGCCAGGACAGCTGGAAGTACGCCGCGCACGGACCGGATCCGGCCGTCGAGAGCCAACTCTCCCAGCAGCACCGTCTTTTCCAGCCGATCCCACGGCTTCTTGTGGCTCGCGGAAAGCACCGCGGCCGCGATCGCGATGTCGTATAGCGAGCCGGCCTTGGCCAAGGTCGCCGGGGACAGCGCCAGCGTCAGTCGCGATGTGGGCCATTCGTGGCCGCAGTTGGTGATTGCCGCACGTATCCGGTCTCGGGACTCCCGCAGCGCGGCGTCGGGCAGCCCCACCAGATACACCCCGGGCAGTCCCGTGCTGATGTCGGCCTCGATCTCGACGATCTCGCCGTCCAGCCCGCGCACAGCCACCGAGTAGGCCCGTCCCAGCGCCATCAGCCGACGCCCTTCAGGTGAAAGACCTCCGGGTCGCGCTGCCTGCCGACCCGCACCCCGATCACGTCGATGCGGATGGCCGGCCAACGCTGCTCCTGCTCGGCCAGCCACAGCCCGGCGAGCCGCCGCAGTCGGCGAACTTTCTGCGGTGTCACGGAGTAGGCCAAGCCACCGAAGCCGTCGCCGCTGCGGGTCTTGACCTCGACGAACACCACCGTGCCGTCGGCGTCGGCCGCGATCACGTCGAGTTCGCCGTAGCGGCAGCGCCAGTTGCGGGCCACGATTCGCGATCCCAGGGATGTCAGATGGTCGACGGCGCGCTGCTCACCCAGCGCGCCCAGCTGGCCACGCGTCAACATTGTCATGCCCGCAGCGTCGGTCACGACCCCGACATCTCGTCGACATCAACGGCGGCGCAGGCCGGTTAGACCGCTGGTTATCCCCAGACGCCCCTTCGTCCACAGCCGGAACGCGTCAGGGCACCGTGATCGGCTGGCCGTTGAGCGTGAACCCGGTGGCGGTGTAACTGCTCGACGGGGCGTTGGTCGCGAACACAGGCAGTGCGCTGTCGGTCAGCGCGATGTTCTTCAGCACCACGCCGGAGATCCGCCCAGCACCAGGGTCGAGGATGATGCCGGTGGAGCGCTGGGCCCACTGCGGGGTGTCGGAGATCGCCAGATCCGAGATACTCACCGTGCTGATCGTGGATGCCGAGCTGCCCGAGTACACCAGGATCGCGCCCTGGGCGATGTCGGTGCCGACCGCCGTCTCGACCAGCGAGCCGCCCTTGATCGTCACGTTCGAAACCGATTGCGTGTACCAGGGCGCGCCCTCGGCGGCGACGTACACCGCGGCGGCCCAGGTCTTCCACACGTGGATGTTGGAGAAGGTCACATTGTTCCCGCCGACCACGGCGATCCCGCGGCCATCGGATCCGTTGACCACCGGGTTTGTGACGACGATGTTCTGCGAGATCGGCTCGCCTGTGTAGGACACCACCACGACGCCGTCATCCTCGGTCCAAGCGGTCGAGGGATCGACGACGGTGCCGTCGTGGCTACCGCCGGTCATGTGGATCCCGTCGGCGCGGGTGTATCGGACCGTCGTGTGATCGAATGTGAAATTACTTGCACCGTAAGCGAATATCCCGGCGGCCGCTGATCCGGTGACGCTGACGTTCTTGAGGGTGTCGCTGTCGCCGGTGACCAGAAGCTTGTGCTGCTCGAGGGCTCCGTAGCGGAGGCCCTCGGTCGCCGCGGTCAGGTTGATGTTCTGCAGGGTGACGCCATTGGCGGTGATCTGCACCGAGGAGGTGGCGTCGTTGGTCGAGTTGATCGTCGCGCCGTTGCCGTCCACCGTCACCGAGGCGTTGCGCAGGTACAGAAGTCCCGCCACGTTGTAGGTGCGGCCGCGCTGGAGCCGAACGGTGGAACCGGGAGTCGCCGCATCGAGGATGGCCTGCAGGGCGGCGGTGGCGTCCACGGCGCCGACCGGCACCGTCAACGGTCCTGTGTCGGTGACGGTTTCGGAGCTGGCGCTCTGCGAGTCGACCCGCCACACCCCGGTCGAGGTCGTCAGGTAGGCAGTTCCGTCGGCCCCGATCGTCACCGCACCGGACGGCAGGCCCACCATCGTGTGCCGCACTACGTTGCCGCCCGGTGCCATCACCGTCACCACCGAGGTGGCGAGCCCGCCTGCGTTGACCCCCGAACTCGTCTGGTAGACAGTGCCGTTGGCGGCGATGACCACTCCACCCACCGGCTGGCCGGACTGGGTTCGGTCGGTGACCGACCCGTCAGCCGCCCAGGCCCGGATCACGGTGGTGTAGCCGCTCTGGGCATTGCCCGTGACGGTGGTCTGGAACACCTGCCCGTCGGGACGGACCACCAGGCCGCCCACGGGTTGGCCGGCCTGACTGCGCGAGACCACGGTGCCGTCGGGCTTGAACTGGTTCGTCCACGTGGTGGTGGCCGCCGAGTCGTAGCTGGTCTGGTACACGCTGCCGTCGGCTGCAAGAACGAGATCAGTTGCAGGAGAGCCATTCTGGACACTAATCACCGCGATGTTGCCATCGGGGCTCAGCGCGGCGACGGTCGTCTTGCCGTTGGACACCGAGGCCTGATACGCGTAGCCGTCGCTGCCGATCAGCACACCGCCGACGGGGGTGCCGGACCATGTCTTGCTGACCCGGGTGCCGCCGGGGGCGATGATCGTCACCGTGGAGCCGTTGATGGCATTGGTCTGGTAGGCCGTTCCGTCGGCGGCGACGACCGTGGTCGGCCGCACGCCCAGCACGCTGGTGCGCGCCGACGTGGTTCCGTCGGGGCGGATCGCCGTGATCGTGGTGGTGAAGGTGGCGGCGCTCTCGTCCCATAACGATGTTGTCTGGTAAGCGATTCCGCCCGAGCCGATGACGAGCTGGCCATCCGGCAGCCCGGTCAGGGTGTACTCGCGCGTCGAGCCACCGGGTGGGAGCACGTCGACCACTGTCGACTTCGCCATGTCGGTCTGGTAGACGAACGAGGTCTGGTACGCGGTGCCGTCGGTAGCGACCACGATCGGACCGGCAGGCTCGCCCTGCTGGGTGTGGGTCGTGGTGGTGCCGTCGGCGCGCACCGTGCGGACCACGGTGGTGTAGCCGGGATTGGCGCTTCCGGCGGTGCTGGTGGCGTAGATGGCGCCGTCCGGCCCGACCACCACCGAGCTGCCGTTGGTGATGACGCCCGACTGGGTGTAGTCCACGACGGTGCCGTCGGCGCGCACGGCGCGCAGCACGGTGGTGTCGTTGGTGTAGTCGATGCTGCCCGGCCCGCCCGACGAACTGATCTGGTACGCGGTGCCGTTGGCGGCCACCACCACGCCGGTGTACGTCTGGCCCGGCTGGCTGACCGTGGTCGACGTGCCGTCGGGACGGACGACGGTGACGTTGGTGTGGTAGCCGCTGGTCGCGGTGCCGCTCACCGTGGTCTGGTAGACCACCCCGCCGGAGCCTGCTACCGCGGCGGTGAACGGCTCCCCGGGCAGGGTGACCACGTCGGGCGGCACCGGCGGCACCGGTGGCACTGGCGTGACATGGACAGTGACTGTGCTGGTAGCAGTGTGGCCGGGATCGCCGAGGAGGCCGAAGGTGAGCATGCTCAGCAGGCCCGAAAGCCCGTGGATGTGGAATCCGCTGCCGGCGTCGGATGCGGTGACGGCGAAGGTGTCGTCATAAGCGGTCAACCCGCCCCACGACGACGGCGGGGTGTAGGTGGCGGTGTCCCCGGCGGTGGCCAGGGTGCCGCCGCCGGTGCCGACTCCGCTGTTGGCGACGGTGTAGGTCAGGGTGTCGCCGTCGGGGTCGGTGGCGCCGAGCAGGAACGGCTGGCTGGTCTGACCCTTGGCCAGGGCCACCGCCACCGCCTGCGGGGTGAACACTGGGGTCGAGTTGAAGAAGGTGCGCTGGAACCAGCCGATGACCCCGCCGCCGGGCGCGGCGGTGTGGGCCGACGTGACAGAGGGCACGGATGCCGTGGAAGTCGTGGAAGCAGGGGCGGCAGCCGTCACCGGTGTTGTCGCGACGTCCACCACCCGGCTGTGGCCGACGGCAGCCGCGGCGCTGGTCACCGCGGTGGCCGGGGCGGCCGGCTGCAGCACGATGGGCCTGCGCGGTCCGGCGGCGGCTTGACGGCGGGCCGTGGACGTCCGTGATGCGGCGTTGCCGTGCGGTGCTGAGCTCCCGGTCGCCGATGTGGCACCGTCGGACGACGGGCTGGCGTCGGCGATCGCGATCCCACCGGCCATGGCACCGCCAATGCCCAACGCGACCGCGAGCGCGCCGACCCTACCGACATAGTTCGCGTGCTTCATGGTCCCCCCACGAAAGCCCAGCGCACCGTGGCGCTGTAGCTCACGCCGAGATTAACTCAGCACGAGCGCCGTTGCTGCGGAATAGTCCACTGCGCAATTAGATAGGGGCCAAAAGTCACTCAGGGAGACGAAGTTCGGGCTTCTCGACTTCCTCGATGTTCACGTCTTTGAATGTGATAACACGTACTTGCTTGACGAAACGTGCTGGTCGGTACATGTCCCATACCCACGCGTCAGTGAGCCGCAATTCGAAGTAGACCTCGCCGTCAGTGTTCCGCGGAACCATTTCGACACTGTTTGCTAGATAGAAACGGCGCTCCGTTTCTACGACGTAGCTGAACTGACCGACGATGTCCTTGTATTCGCGGTACAACGAGAGTTCCATCTCGGTTTCGTACTTTTCGAGATCTTCGGCACTCATCGGCTCAGCGGTCCTCTTGTCTGCTCGTCGTCGTTGTCCATCTTGACTCACCCCTGCCCGCCACGCCGCGCAGGTGCGCAGTCGGCGACCACGTGGGTACCCGCACCACCCGCAACCCGTCGGACGTTGATGAAGGAGTAGCGATGCTGGCTGCACGGGCCCAGTGCGGTGAGCGCCGCACTGTGTGCCGGAGTGCTGTACCCCTTGTGGTCGGCGAAACCATAGCCTGGATGCTCGGCCTCCATCGCCACCATCAATCGATCTCTGCTCACCTTGGCCAAAACGCTGGCCGCCGCGATGCACGCCGCCGCAGCGTCCCCACCCACCACGGGCAGCGACGGCATCGGCAGCCCCGGCACCCGGAACCCGTCGGACAGGACGTATCCGGGCCGCAGTGACAGCCCGGCCACGGCTCGGCGCATGCCCTCGATATTGGCGACGTGCACACCGCGCCGGTCCACCTCAGCAGCGGGGATGAACACCACGTGATAGGCCAGCGCGTACCGCCGGATTAACGGGAACAGCTCCTCGCGCGACTTCTCCGTGAGCTTCTTCGAATCGTCGAGCGCGGCGAGGCTCTCGAACCGGTTTGGCCCGAGCACACAGGCCGCGACCACCAGCGGACCGGCGCAGGCGCCCCGTCCCACTTCGTCGACCCCGGCCACCGGTCCCAGCCCACTGCGGTACAGCGCGGACTCCAGCGTGCGAAGACCCGACGATTTGCGGATCACTGTGCGCGGCGGCCACGTCATCGCGGGCACGGGTCAGCCCTGCTGCGGGTCGACCGAGGTCACACCACCCCACCGAGACGGCGGCCATGCGATGAACCGCGCCTTGCCGATCACGTTGCTCACCGGCACGGTGCCCGTCATAGGGTCCCCAGTGCACAGGATGCCCTTCTGGGCGTCGGCAGGGGTGCTGGTGCAGTGAGCTCGCGAATCCGCCGAATGGGTGCGGTTGTCCCCCATCACCCACAGCCGGCCGTCCGGCACCTTGACCGGGCCGAACTCGTTGCCCAAGCACGGGTAGACCAGCGGGTCGGCCATCATGGTCTGGGCGTTGAGGTAGGGCTCCTTGAGCGGCTTGCCGTCGACGGTTAGGCCCGAATCGGCGCGGCACTCCACGGTTTGACCGCCGACCGCGATGACGCGCTTGACCAGATCGTTCTCGTCCGGCGGAACGAAGCCGACGAACGACAGCGCATTCTGCACGGTACGGATCGCGGCGTTGTCCGAGCGGATCGACTTGTAGCCGACGTTCCAGTTCGGCGGGCCCTTGAAGACGATGACGTCACCGGGTTCCGGCGTGCTGAACCGGTAGGTGACCTTGTCCACCATGATTCGGTCGCCGGTGCAGCCGTTGCATCCGTGCAGGGTGGGCTCCATCGACTCCGACGGAATCAGATACGGACGGGCCACGAACGTGAGCATCACGTAGTAGAGGACCAGCGCGATGCCGACGAGGATGGCGCCCTCGCGCAGCGCTGAGCGCTTCTTGTCGCCCTGTTCGGGAGTGGATTCGCCCGGAGCATCCGCCTCCGTGGAGACGTCCGGCGTGGAGTCGGCCGAGCCTGCGTTGTCGGTCACGTGATCAGCGTAGCCAGCCGGCCCGACTGTTCAGCGTTCCGATGTCGAAGCTCAGCGCTTCTCAGGGGCCGCATGTCGAAGCTCAGCGCTTCTCCTTGATCTTGGCCTTCTTGCCCCGAAGCTCGCGCAGGTAGTACAGCTTGGCGCGGCGGACGTCACCGCGGGTGAGGACCTCGATGTGGTCGATGTTGGGCGAGTGCACCGGGAAGGTGCGCTCGACGCCCACGCCGTAGCTCTCCTTGCGCACGGTGAAGGTCTCGCGGATGCCACCGCCGGAACGACGGATCACCACACCCTTGAAGACCTGGATGCGCGACTTGTTGCCCTCGATGACCTTCACGTGAACATTCACGGTGTCGCCGGGGCTGAAGGTCGGGATGTCGTCGCGCAGCGACGCTTGATCGACGAAGTCCAGCGTGTTCATCGGTGACACTTCCTTGCGTTCGCGGCTGCGGCCGACAACCTGCACACGGGGTGCAGGCGGCCGTCGAGCCGATTGGATTCGGGCACGTGGTGTGTGTCGCAGCAGGCGGAAAGAAGTTCGGCCCGCGCGGGCAACTGCTCAATTGTGCCAGATGGGCCGCGAGCAGTGAAATCGCGCGACCCGCCGAGGTCACGGGGATGTACCGGTGAGCTAACACTGCGGTGTACAAAAGGTACGGTTAACCTGAACTGACGGGCCGCGACGCAGCAAGCCCTTCCCCTGCGTACCACGATTCCCGACAAGGAGAGGACCATGCGACGGCGTCCGTCGGTGCTGGTCACCGGTACAGCCGCAGTGCTGATCGGTGTCTCGGTCGGGGCCTCGTCCGCACAGGTCAATGCGGGGCCAGGCGATACCGCACCGCAGCGGGTCACCTTACTCAGTGCCAATCCGAACCTGATTCCCGAAGCTCCCGTGCTCGCACCTGCTCCCGCGGCTCCGCCGGACACGATCCTGGGCCTCGACGCCCGAGCCCGGCAGGCTGCCGCCGACGCCGCCAAGAAGGGCGCCGACATCAGCTTCACCCTGCTGGATCGCAAGACCGGCCAGACCATCTCCGGCGGCGACGGCGGCGCGTTTCCGATCGCCTCGGTGAGCAAGCTGTTCATCGCCGACGACCTGCTGCTGCAGGTGGCCAAGGGTCAGCGTCAGCTCAGCCCCGACGAGCGCCAGCAGTTCGACGAGATGCTGCGCTCGTCGGACGACGACGCGGCCGAGGTCTTCTGGGGTGAGAGCGGTGGCAACGCGGTCATCAGCCGGATCAAGGCCCGCTACGGACTGTCCGGCACCACCGCGCCCTACGACGGTCATTGGTGGACCACCATGAGCACGACCGCCGATCTCGTTCGTTACTACGACATGCTGCTCGACGGCACCGGCGGCCTGCCGCCCGAGGAGGCCGCGGTCATCCTGTCCGACCTGTCCGCCTCGACCCCCACCGGCTTGGACGGCTACCCGCAGCGGTTCGGCATTCCGGATGGGTTATTCGCCGAACCCGTTGCGGTCAAGCAGGGTTGGATGCCCGGTTGGGACGGGGACAACTGGTTGCACATGTCCACCGGAGTGATCGGCCCCGACCGTCGCTTCGTCATCGCGATGGCCTCCCTGCAGCCGGTCGACGACTCCACCGCCCGCAACACGATGACCCAGGTCATCACGACGATGTTCCCGGGTGGCCGGATCTAGGGCCTACCCGCCCAACAGGTCCGGACGCCGTTCCCGCGTCCGCTGCAGTGCCTGCTCGTGGCGCCACGCCCTGATCTTGCCGTGATCCCCGGACAGCAGCACCTCGGGGACGGGCAGACCACGCCACTGCGGCGGCCGGGTGTAACTCGGCCCCTCCAGCAGCCCGGCATTCTCCGGAGAATGCGAATCATCTTGGTGCGACGCCGGATTGCCCATGACATTGGGCAGTAGGCGAACCACCGCCTCGATCATCACCAGGGTGGCGACCTCGCCGCCGGCGAGCACGTAGTCGCCGATCGAGACCTCTTCGACCCGCATCCGTCTG encodes:
- a CDS encoding YdiU family protein, whose product is MSIAPDPTVVLGHRFAAELPELAVQWQAEAAPDPRLLVLNESLAAELGLDPAWLRSPDGIGLLVGTQVPAGAQPVAQGYAGHQFGGWVPRLGDGRALLLGELTDTRGRLRDLHLKGSGRTPFARGGDGLAAIGPMLREYLVSEAMHALGIPTTRSLSVVATGVRVRRETLLDGAVLTRVAASHLRVGSFQYVGATGDLVLLRRLADHAIDRHYSAAAQADNPYLALLDAVVAAQAQLIAQWMLVGFVHGVMNTDNMTISGETIDYGPCAFMDAFDPQTVFSSIDSWGRYAYGNQPPVAAWNLARFAEALLPLIAEDQDRAIALATEAVQNFPQRYTAAWSAGMRRKLGLSDEVDDAVVEQLVDDLVTLLAGERIDYTSFFSRLARGDVEPAVAQWADRWRELGPDTAAMRRVNPVYIPRNHLVEEALTAAANGDMAPFHGLLGAISSPYDERPGLERYAEPAPEEFGRCFQTFCGT
- a CDS encoding tyrosine recombinase XerC; the protein is MHDPGDHHTAILDDYAEYLALERGRSEHTRRAYLADLRALFTFIDERAPGAGLRALTLPVLRSWLAAQAGGGAARTTLARRTSAVKTFTAWATRRGLLDTDPATRLQLPKARRTLPAVLRQDQALAAMAAASLGAEQGDPLALRDRLIVELLYATGIRVSELCGLDVDDIDTGRQLLRVLGKGNKQRTVPFGRPALAALEAWLADGRPELVNASSGPALLLGPRGKRLDPRQARTVVHQTISAVDGAPDIGPHGLRHSAATHLLEGGADLRIVQELLGHSTLATTQLYTHVTVARLRAVHDQAHPRA
- a CDS encoding siderophore-interacting protein, whose product is MAGRPLHTFQVVSTEQIAPHMVRVVLGGTGFDTFTPSEFTDSYVKFAFIRDDIDVTTLPQPLTLDSFAGLAPEHQPTVRTYTVRRADPATRQITVDFVVHGEHGVAGPWAAAAQPGDTIHLMGPGGAYAPDPAADWYLFAGDEAGLPAISAALEALPPNAIGKAFVEVAGPEDEVDVAVPDGVEIYWIYRGGRADLVPEDKAGDHSPLVEAVTTAQWLPGQVQVFIHGEAQAVMHNLRPYIRKERGVDAKWASISGYWRRGRTEETFRQWKKELAAAEAGEG
- the dprA gene encoding DNA-processing protein DprA, with the protein product MTVDARTLAWAYLSRVAEPPCDEIAALIREVGPVEASCRVARAEVSDALRERTAARRDIDAAEADLALLARRGGRLITPDDDEWPTLAFAAFGGSAVREKPQGRPPIALWAIGPARLDEVAERAAAIVGTRAASGYGEHVAADLAAGLAEHEVTVVSGGAYGIDGVAHRTALAAEGQTVAVLAGGIDVLYPAGHSSLLHRISGSGLLLTEYPPGVRPARHRFLTRNRLVAALGAATVVVEAGVRSGAANTAAWARALGRVVCAVPGPVTSASSMGCHVLLRSGAELVTRAEEVVELVGRAGEFADEEPRPVGPLDGLSVPEKQVYEALPARGVLSADEIAVASGLAPTAVLGPLAMLEIAGLARREDGCWRLVSRRT
- a CDS encoding YifB family Mg chelatase-like AAA ATPase; this translates as MALGRAYSVAVRGLDGEIVEIEADISTGLPGVYLVGLPDAALRESRDRIRAAITNCGHEWPTSRLTLALSPATLAKAGSLYDIAIAAAVLSASHKKPWDRLEKTVLLGELALDGRIRSVRGVLPAVLAAKRQGWPTVVVPVANLAEASLVDGIEVLGAQTLRQLHGWLRGKAALADRVDISVPQTDPVADLADVVGQSHARFAVEVAAAGAHHLMLTGPPGVGKTMLAQRLPGLLPELTESEALEVTAIHSVVGTLSETTPLITRPPFIAPHHSSSVAALVGGGSGMARPGAVSRAHRGVLFLDECAEIRVSVLESLRTPLEDGEIRLARRDGVACYPARFQLVMAANPCACAQTDPKDCICTSLEKRRYLGKLSGPLMDRVDLRVEMHMVRAGAFAPDAAEPTAAVRDRVATARAAAAARWHRYGFTTNAEVTGSVLRRKFRLDNSAMAPLKSALERGVLSIRGVDRSLRVAWTLADLAGRTTPSIDDVAVALSFRQGGAKP
- a CDS encoding YraN family protein encodes the protein MTMLTRGQLGALGEQRAVDHLTSLGSRIVARNWRCRYGELDVIAADADGTVVFVEVKTRSGDGFGGLAYSVTPQKVRRLRRLAGLWLAEQEQRWPAIRIDVIGVRVGRQRDPEVFHLKGVG